The Ammospiza caudacuta isolate bAmmCau1 chromosome 17, bAmmCau1.pri, whole genome shotgun sequence genome has a segment encoding these proteins:
- the RAI1 gene encoding retinoic acid-induced protein 1 — protein sequence MQSFRERCGFHGNQQSYQPTSQDTSRLENYRHQSQAGPNCERQRLVAKEYYSQQQLPYAGYENSAVEKYHRGNKQLAGQQLQGRPAFSNYTVQENSPYPARYSGDESLQAWGGQPQALPGGVAKYEDNLMKKTVALAGGRPYHEPAAASLPFRTHFQQQPQQQQQQQQQQQPPALPYPKLQRQKLPNDVSSPMPFSQSPHFGQHSQSFPASSTYSSVPGGSQPAHSYKSCTAPSGQPPLERPLGSAASLAPGPRVPNLHGYQPNRIGYEQPPQPPPQPPQPPPPPQPPQPPQPPQPPQPMQGRHHASETLHYQNLAKYQHYNQPGQTYCQGDAPPVRTPEQYYQTFSPSASHSPARSVGRSPSYSSTPSPLMPNLENFQYSQQPLSAGAFPAGIADHSHFMPLLNPSPTDGTSPDTQSGNCKNLQKEKLPENLLSDLSLQSLTALTSQVENISNTVQQLLLSKTAVPQKKGIKTPARTPEQLKGQHCSPESSTYSAEQVGTPLSDPLSTPQSVHAETQDTDYLSGSEDQLERSFLYCNQNRSPARVNSNSKAKPESVSTCSVTSPDDMSTKSDDSFQSIHATLPLETFTKYVSNERDCPRLLLSALSQEELASEIIVLQDAINEKADKAWANLPMLGKETTKSPFQMENHRPSLDSMVKGAWPSQGDSSTLTEPLKLDKASGASTGKDFSEEVYEGPQVEFTATESKDVLKDTAPLAFNSKPSIPAATSSAGATGYSCYSNTTANSVASENAMEHFEWPEESLGEACLRWKDLQATDLPKGLFPSKLVSSCKEKKNACGLDLCDGEQPAKSEPVQDFGQQVMEEEEETLTYDEATKADSERWLQDTRHCCSAGDFSEIPIISSPDLKESDLEAEEYSSLCELAGSEQKSVTYDASPPKPPEMPAVLSSSEVPVSAEETVSTVEKESLAPTPRLSGQSVILLGPAVGTETKVKSWFKSSLPHIQPEEENGGGETSHLEAADAESASSVMVKQQLTPENVLGKMEPVSRGKSLRNKRVHCRLPEGDGSGSAVLSPFDELPAASSVAGVCLGPDGQTEVPSKSAQSQTPRFPAEGLPARMCTRSFTALAEPRAPAPLEGLKAPAHQEKLGKKPGCGVKQRVAFKTRKRNSRPAPRVVQNASDATLLVPGLVAAEEVAGPTPLEGDAVEAGERDQRSMILRSRTKTQEVFYTKRQRGKRAADVRLKNCKAPKKLISNNHLPPAFKLPAPGSPHKEGKVGARMKLPKAGPGVGGKMSERPLHSLKRKSTFISPIPTKKRNLVLRSNSGGVKEEKPEGPPSLFKKMPVAKKVKAKLPPKSSGEAIPKPPLPKEAPDVCIKITSRAAFQEATKTKVLPPRKGRGLKLEAIVQKITSPNLKKFTCKPAATAVAATVAAYGSSLSPAGVERERLVKHSGVAVALGDARLPKLGAAQKVPSMPVAEPLCRNPNGRAPKGKPGGGKKLPHDGCQGEACGSTPGTQPNPSMVAKNLGLHPKKRNRKGKAAALGMAKAPLSPALPPALPRERAAGSGGAEEAPREKKPKTEEKEAGSSDSPAEGRSSAGPARGPKPRANHSNYNGYSKRQRKRLGHGKAKAVPARCKSRGKRRRQPQQAPLLHPAEPEIRLKYISCKRLRADSRAPPFAPYVRVERRGEFSTTCTVVNSPGDEARLQRGPAGPAPRPRAALPASSTMHMGPVVSKALSAACLVCCLCRNPANYKDLGDLCGPYYPEDCLPKKKSRLKEKARAEAPGEDSAVPAAAERAPRGTEGGCGKAARPEAAAEAAKQSSLRSSPRGMFRRLQSCYCCDERTEGEEAAEKPRRHECHKAESPPQEPAGDTQEHWLHEACAVWTAGVFLVAGKLYGLQEAVKAAADLKCSSCQQAGATVGCCQKGCPHTYHYACAIDTGCLLTEESFSLRCPKHKRQPV from the exons ATGCAGTCCTTTCGAGAAAGGtgtggtttccatggcaaccagcAGAGCTACCAGCCGACTTCACAAGATACATCACGCCTGGAGAATTACAGGCATCAAAGTCAGGCAGGGCCGAACTGCGAGCGGCAGAGGCTGGTGGCGAAGGAGTACTacagtcagcagcagctgccgtACGCGGGCTATGAGAACAGCGCCGTGGAGAAATACCACCGGGGAAACAAGCAATTAgcggggcagcagctgcagggcaggccGGCCTTTTCCAATTACACCGTGCAGGAGAACAGCCCTTATCCGGCCCGGTATTCCGGGGACGAGAGCCTGCAGGCGTGGGGAGGCCAGCCACAGGCACTGCCCGGCGGTGTGGCCAAGTATGAGGACAACCTGATGAAGAAGACAGTGGCGTTGGCGGGCGGGCGGCCGTACCACGAGCCGGCAGCCGCCTCGCTGCCCTTCCGGACtcacttccagcagcagccgcagcagcagcagcagcaacagcagcagcagcagccgcccgCACTCCCCTACCCCAAGCTGCAGCGGCAGAAACTGCCCAACGATGTCTCCTCACCCATGCCCTTCTCACAGAGCCCTCACTTCGGGCAACACTCCCAgtccttccctgcctcctccaCCTACTCCTCGGTGCCGGGGGGCAGCCAGCCGGCACACTCCTACAAGAGCTGCACGGCGCCCTCGGGGCAGCCGCCGCTGGAGCGGCccctgggcagcgctgccagcctggcccctGGCCCCCGTGTGCCCAACCTGCACGGCTACCAGCCCAACCGCATTGGCTACGAGCAGCCCCCGCAGCCGCCACCGCAGCCCCCGCAGccgccaccaccaccacagcccCCGCAGCCACCACAGCCCCCGCAGCCACCACAGCCCATGCAGGGGCGGCACCACGCCTCAGAGACCCTCCACTACCAAAACCTGGCCAAGTACCAACATTACAACCAGCCAGGCCAGACCTACTGCCAGGGCGACGCGCCGCCCGTGCGGACGCCGGAGCAGTACTACCAGACCTTCAGCCCCAGCGCCAGCCACTCGCCGGCTCGCTCCGTCGGCAGGTCCCCGTCCTACAGCTCCACTCCCTCCCCGCTGATGCCCAACCTGGAGAACTTCCAATACAGCCAGCAGCCCCTGAGTGCTGGTGCCTTCCCGGCCGGCATTGCTGACCACAGCCATTTCATGCCGCTGCTGAACCCTTCTCCCACTGACGGGACGAGCCCCGACACTCAATCTGGGAACTGCAAAAACTTGCAGAAGGAGAAGCTGCCCGAAAACCTGCTGTCAGacctgagcctgcagagcctgACAGCACTCACCTCGCAGGTGGAGAACATTTCTAACActgtccagcagctgctgctctccaaaaCAGCTGTGCCCCAGAAAAAGGGCATCAAGACCCCAGCGAGGACCCCCGAGCAGCTTAAGGGGCAGCACTGCAGTCCTGAGAGCAGCACCTACTCGGCAGAGCAGGTGGGGACCCCCCTGTCTGACCCACTGAGCACCCCCCAGTCTGTCCACGCTGAGACACAGGACACTGACTATCTCAGTGGGTCAGAGGACCAGCTGGAGAGGAGTTTCCTGTACTGCAACCAGAACCGCAGCCCTGCCCGCGTCAACAGCAACTCCAAGGCAAAGCCTGAGTCAGTATCCACTTGCTCTGTGACCTCCCCAGATGACATGTCCACCAAATCAgatgactctttccagagtatCCACGCCACCCTGCCCCTGGAGACCTTCACCAAGTATGTGAGCAATGAACGGGACTGCCCCCGACTGCTCCTCAGCGCCCTgtcccaggaggagctggcttCTGAGATCATCGTCCTGCAGGATGCCATCAATGAGAAGGCAGACAAAGCCTGGGCCAACTTGCCCATGCTGGGCAAGGAGACCACCAAGTCCCCCTTCCAGATGGAGAACCACCGGCCCAGCCTGGACTCCATGGTGAAAGGTGCCTGGCCCAGCCAGGGTGACTCCAGCACGCTCACCGAGCCCCTCAAGCTGGACAAAGCTTCAggggccagcacagggaaggacTTTAGTGAGGAGGTGTATGAGGGTCCCCAGGTGGAGTTCACAGCCACTGAAAGCAAGGATGTGCTGAAGGACACTGCCCCACTGGCCTTCAATTCCAAGCCCAGCATCCCGGCAGCGACGTCCAGTGCAGGAGCCACCGGCTACAGCTGCTACTCAAATACCACCGCCAACTCGGTGGCGTCCGAGAATGCCATGGAGCATTTCGAGTGGCCGGAGGAGAGCCTGGGCGAGGCCTGCCTGCGGTGGAAGGATCTCCAGGCCACCGACCTCCCCAAGGGCTTGTTCCCCAGCAAACTGGTGAGCTcctgcaaggagaaaaaaaacgCCTGCGGCTTGGACCTGTGCgatggagagcagccagccAAGAGTGAGCCGGTCCAGGACTTTGGCCAGCAGgtgatggaggaggaggaggagacacTGACCTACGATGAAGCAACAAAGGCAGACAGTGAGAGGTGGCTGCAGGACACCCGGCactgctgctcagctggggaCTTTAGTGAGATCCCCATCATCTCCTCGCCGGATCTGAAGGAGTCAGACCTGGAGGCAGAGGAGTACTCCTCACTCTGTGAGCTGGCTGGCTCGGAGCAGAAGTCAGTGACGTACGATGCCTCACCACCCAAGCCCCCGGAGATGCCGGCCGTGCTGTCCTCCAGCGAGGTGCCTGTGTCTGCCGAGGAGACCGTCAGCACCGTGGAGAAGGAGAGCTTAGCTCCCACCCCACGCCTCTCTGGCCAGTCTGTCATCCTGCTGGGCCCCGCTGTGGGCACGGAGACCAAGGTGAAAAGCTGGTTCAAATCCTCCCTGCCCCACATCCAGCCTGAGGAGGAGAATGGTGGAGGGGAGACATCCCACCTGGAGGCGGCCGATGCTGAATCCGCCTCATCGGTCATGGTGAAGCAGCAACTCACGCCCGAAAACGTGCTAGGGAAGATGGAGCCTGTCTCACGGGGCAAGAGCCTCCGCAACAAGAGGGTCCACTGCCGGCTGCCGGAGGGGGATGGCTCTGGCAGCGCCGTGCTGAGTCCCTTCGatgagctgccagcagccagcagcgTGGCCGGCGTCTGCCTGGGGCCAGACGGACAGACGGAGGTACCGAGCAAGAGCGCCCAGAGCCAAACGCCCCGGTTCCCAGCCGAGGGGCTGCCGGCACGCATGTGCACCCGCTCCTTCACCGCCCTGGCCGAGCCCCGCGCCCCTGCCCCGCTGGAGGGACTGAAGGCCCCCGCGCACCAGGAGAAGCTGGGGAAGAAGCCCGGCTGCGGCGTGAAGCAGAGGGTGGCTTTCAAAACTAGGAAGCGCAACAGCCGGCCCGCCCCCAGGGTGGTCCAAAACGCCAGCGATGCCACCCTGCTGGTGCCCGGCTTGGTGGCAGCAGAGGAGGTGGCAGGGCCGACACCGCTGGAGGGGGATGCGGTGGAAGCCGGGGAGAGGGACCAGAGGTCGATGATCCTGCGCTCCCGCACGAAGACACAGGAGGTTTTCTACACCAAGCGGCAGAGGGGCAAGCGGGCAGCTGATGTCCGGCTGAAGAACTGCAAGGCGCCCAAAAAGCTCATATCCAACAACCACCTCCCACCTGCCTTCAAGCTGCCAGCACCGGGCAGCCCCCACAAGGAGGGCAAGGTGGGTGCCCGGATGAAGCTGCCCAAAGCAGGGCCAGGCGTGGGGGGCAAGATGTCGGAGCGGCCGCTGCACTCCCTGAAGAGGAAGTCCACCTTCATCTCCCCCATCCCCACCAAGAAGAGGAACCTGGTCCTGCGGAGCAACAGCGGTGGCGTGAAGGAGGAGAAGCCAGAAGGTCCCCCCAGCCTCTTCAAGAAGATGCCGGTGGCCAAGAAGGTGAAAGCCAAGCTGCCCCCCAAGAGCTCTGGCGAAGCCATCCCAAAGCCCCCCCTGCCAAAGGAGGCCCCTGATGTCTGCATCAAGATCACCTCCCGGGCGGCCTTCCAGGAGGCCACCAAGACCAAAGTGCTGCCTCCCCGCAAGGGCCGCGGCCTCAAGCTGGAGGCCATCGTCCAGAAGATCACCTCACCCAACCTGAAGAAGTTCACCTGCAaaccagcagccacagcagtggCAGCCACAGTAGCTGCCTATGGCTCCTCCCTGAGCCCGGCTGGGGTGGAGCGGGAGCGGCTGGTGAAGCACAGTGGGGTGGCCGTGGCACTGGGCGATGCCAGGCTGCCcaagctgggagcagcacagaaagtgCCCTCCATGCCCGTGGCTGAGCCGCTCTGCCGGAACCCCAATGGCCGAGCACCAAAGGGGAAGCCGGGTGGTGGGAAGAAGCTGCCCCATGACGGCTGCCAGGGGGAGGCTTGTGGGTCAACGCCGGGCACCCAGCCCAACCCCAGCATGGTCGCCAAGAACCTGGGGCTGCATCCCAAGAAGAGGAACCGCAAGGGCAAAGCAGCAGCGCTGGGCATGGCCAAGGCGCCCCTgagccctgcactgccaccagcactgccccGGGAGCGTGCAGCCGGCTCGGGCGGTGCGGAGGAGGCGCCTCGGGAGAAGAAACCAAAGACTGAGGAGAAAGAGGCGGGGAGCAGCGATAGCCCTGCCGAGGGCCGCTCCTCCGCCGGGCCGGCGCGGGGCCCGAAGCCGCGGGCCAACCACTCCAACTACAACGGCTACTCCAAGCGGCAGCGGAAGCGCCTGGGCCACGGCAAGGCCAAGGCGGTGCCGGCGCGGTGCAAGAGCCGCGGGAAGCGGCGgcggcagccccagcaggcccCGCTGCTGCACCCCGCCGAGCCCGAGATCCGCCTTAAGTACATCTCCTGCAAGCGGCTGCGGGCGGACAGCCGCGCCCCGCCCTTCGCTCCCTACGTCCGCGTGGAGCGGCGCGGAGAGTTCTCCACCACCTGCACCGTCGTCAACTCGCCCGGCGACGAAGCGCGGCTGCAGCGGGGACCGGCCGGGCCGGCGCCGCGTCCGCGGGCGGCCCTGCCCGCCTCCTCCACCATGCACATGGGGCCGGTGGTGTCGAAGGCGCTGAGCGCCGCGTGCCTGGTCTGCTGCCTCTGCCGCAACCCCGCCAACTACAAGGACCTGGGGGACCTCTGCGGGCCCTACTACCCCGAGGACTGCCTGCCCAAGAAGAAATCCCGGCTGAAGGAGAAGGCGCGGGCGGAGGCGCCGGGCGAGGACTCCGCCGTGCCCGCCGCGGCCGAGCGGGCGCCCCGCGGGACTGAGGGCGGCTGCGGGAAGGCGGCGCGGCCCGAGGCGGCCGCCGAGGCGGCCAAGCAGAGCTCGCTGCGCTCCAGCCCGCGGGGCATGTTCCGTCGGCTGCAGAGCTGCTACTGCTGTGACGAGAGGACAGAGGGCGAGGAGGCGGCCGAAAAGCCCCGGCGGCACGAATGTCACAAGGCCGAGTCGCCGCCGCAGGAGCCGGCGGGCGACACGCAGGAGCACTGGCTGCACGAGGCCTGTGCCGTATGGACCGCTGGGGTTTTCCTGGTGGCAGGGAAGCTCtatgggctgcaggaggctgtCAAGGCGGCTGCCGACCTG AAGTGCTCGAGCTGCCAGCAAGCAGGAGCCACCGTGGGCTGCTGCCAGAAGGGGTGTCCCCACACCTACCACTACGCGTGTGCCATCGACACAG GCTGCTTATTAACTGAGGAGAGCTTCTCTCTGAGATGTCCCAAACATAAG AGGCAGCCGGTGTAG
- the SREBF1 gene encoding sterol regulatory element-binding protein 1, producing the protein MSALAFDDAALEGLAPTLGLSGASDIDTALLSDIDDMLQLINTPDNDFSGLFDSPFSAPDSAVPPGLPSAPGTLSTFLGPSKAPPAAPSGGAFAGPPGMGTFTPPPPAPLLPAPALGVKEEPSGVPSSQSQPQPQPGVMLAPSFVPASPSPFTAQPMVGYQNQHSFSAVQPGSAGQTLPSPLPTPQPSQPVTVPGPVQNVAPQQLLAPAAPSTPAVSPQIQSVPVLLQPHFIKADSLLLTAVKTDASSAKTSTIASLATSASGSATPLQVPALVSGGTILATVPLVVDAEKLPINRLAPSGKPALLQSRGEKRTAHNAIEKRYRSSINDKIVELKDLVVGTEAKLNKSAILRKAIEYIRFLQQSNQKLKQENLALKMAVQKNQPVKDVGTHSSRGAKAEAPMEVVKAEVMEMLTPPPSDVGSPSHSSPLSLSGGSSNSSSDSEPESPLCAHGKVKQEQPPPSPSSQGMLDRSRMALCAFVFLCLSFNPLASLLRGSASPAPLRSQDTAGPGRSIMAQSGTLEDAWGWTQWLWPTLAFWALNVALVLGAVVRLFVCGEPVTRPHSEPSILFWRHRRQADLDLDRGDFAQGAQHLRTALGALGRPLPASHGDLACSLLWTLLRHLLQRLWVGRWLAARAGGLRPDPPPPAHVRQSARDAAMAYHRLHQLHLAGKQAGGHLLAINLALSAVNLAECAGDAISVAALAEIYVAAALRIKASLHRCFHFLARPFLCSARRVALSHGGAVPPAMQWLCHPLGHRFFVDGDWAVKGVPRETIYSSAGNPVDPLAQVTQLFREHLLEKALCCVAMPEPGRPTAQGEGRFSDALEYLQLLNGCSDVSGTPGPTPSITSGLAAVTGTDPVSKWWASFIGIVIHWLQGDEEGAERLYPLVETMPRALQSSEKPLPRAALHSFRAVRALLSKQDGSQATLGHCEKASSCLRESLELGSPPKGTIDKAVQLLLCDLLLVTRTNLWQQQMGASQQRSCLYQASALELRGFQQDLSSLRRLAQTLRPAMRRVFLHEATARLMARASPTRTHQLLDRSLRRRGVQGSKTAGEPESHPTAREHAEALLLACCYLPPSFLAGPGQRVGMLAEAARTLDKLGDRRTLHDCQQMIIKLGSGTTVTSG; encoded by the exons ACATGCTGCAGCTGATCAACACGCCGGACAATGACTTCTCGGGGCTGTTCGACTCCCCGTTCAGTGCCCCGGACAGCGCCGTGCCCCCGGGGCTTCCCTCCGCTCCGGGCACCCTCAGCACCTTCCTGGGCCCCAGCAAGgcgccccccgccgccccctccgGCGGCGCCTTCGCGGGGCCCCCCGGCATGGGCACCTTcaccccgccgcccccggccccgctgctgcccgcGCCCGCCCTGGGCGTCAAGGAGGAGCCGTCGGGGGTgcccagcagccagagccagccccagccccagcccggtgTCATGCTGGCCCCCAGCTTCgtccctgcctcccccagccccttcaCTGCCCAGCCCATGGTGGGCTACCagaaccagcacagcttctcag ctgtgcagcctggcagTGCGGGGCAGACCCTGCCAAGCCCTCTGCCCACCCCACAACCCAGCCAGCCCGTGACAGTGCCCGGCCCCGTGCAGAACGTggcaccccagcagctcctggcccccgctgcccccagcaccccgGCTGTGTCACCGCAGATCCAGTCAGTGCCG gttctcctgcagccccacttCATCAAGGCTGACTCCCTGCTGCTCACGGCCGTCAAGACAGACGCCAGCAGCGCCAAGACTTCCACCATCGCCTCCCTGGCCACCAGCGCCAGCGGCTCGGCCACGCCGCTCCAGGTGCCG GCGCTGGTGAGCGGAGGGACCATCCTGGCCACGGTGCCGCTGGTGGTGGATGCAGAGAAGCTGCCCATCAACCGGCTGGCACCCAGCGGGAAGCCGGCGCTGCTGCAGAGCCGCGGAGAGAAGCGCACGGCCCACAACGCCATCGAGAAGCGCTACCGCTCCTCCATCAACGACAAGATCGTGGAGCTCAAGGACCTGGTGGTGGGCACCGAGGCCAAG CTCAACAAGTCGGCGATCCTGAGGAAGGCTATCGAGTACATCcgcttcctgcagcagagcaacCAGAAGCTGAAGCAGGAGAACCTCGCCCTGAAGATGGCCGTGCAGAAGAACC agcctgtgaAGGACGTGGGGACCCACAGCAGCCGGGGGGCCAAGGCAGAGGCCCCCATGGAGGTGGTGAAGGCAGAGGTGATGGAGATGCTGACACCGCCGCCCTCAGACGTGGGCTCgccatcccacagcagcccacTGTCACTCAGCGGgggcagcagcaacagcagcagcgaCTCAGAGCCTGAGAGCCCCCTCTGTGCCCATGGCAAG GtgaagcaggagcagccaccCCCCTcgcccagcagccagggaatgCTGGACCGCTCGCGCATGGCCCTCTGCGCCTTCGtcttcctctgcctctccttcAACCCCCTGGCCTCCCTGCTCCGGGGTtctgcctccccagccccctTGAGGAGCCAGGACACCGCTGGTCCTGGCAGGAGCATCATGGCTCAGTCTGGCACTCTGG aGGACGCATGGGGGTGGACGCAGTGGCTGTGGCCCACACTGGCCTTCTGGGCCCTGAACGTGGCGCTGGTGCTGGGCGCGGTGGTGCGGCTGTTCGTCTGCGGGGAGCCCGTCACGCGCCCGCACTCCGAGCCCTCCATCCTCTTCTGGCGGCACCGCCGGCAGGCCGACCTCGACCTCGACCGG GGAGACTTCGCGCAGGGGGCCCAGCACCTGCGCACGGCGCTCGGGGCGCTGGGGCGGCCGCTGCCGGCGTCCCACGGGGACCTGgcctgcagcctgctctggaCCCTGCTGCGCCACCTGCTCCAGCGCCTCTGGGTGGGTCGCTGGCTGGCTGCCCGCGCCGGGGGGCTGCGCCCGGACCCCCCGCCCCCTGCCCACGTCCGCCAGAGCGCCCGCGACGCTGCCATGGCTTATCACCGCCTGCACCAGCTGCACCTCGCCG GGAAGCAGGCTGGGGGACACCTGCTGGCCATCAACctggcactgagcgctgtcaACCTGGCTGAGTGCGCCGGTGATGCCATCTCCGTGGCAGCGCTGGCTGAGATCTATGTGGCGGCTGCCCTGCGGATCAAGGCCAGCCTGCATCGCTGCTTCCACTTCCTGGCG cGTCCCTTCCTCTGCAGCGCCCGGCGTGTGGCCCTGTcccatggtggggctgtgccccctgccaTGCAGTGGCTCTGCCACCCCTTGGGTCATCGCTTCTTTGTTGATGGGGACTGGGCGGTcaagggtgtccccagggaaaCCATCTACAGCTCCGCTGGCAACCCAG TGGACCCGCTGGCCCAGGTGACCCAGCTGTTCCGTGAGCACCTCCTGGAGAAGGCGCTGTGCTGCGTGGCCATGCCTGAGCCCGGCCGTCCCACTGCCCAGGGAGAGGG GCGCTTCTCCGATGCCCTCGAGTACCTCCAGCTGCTCAACGGCTGCTCGGATGTCAGTGGCACACCTGGCCCCACACCCTCCATCACCTCCGGCTTGGCGGCTGTCACAG GCACCGACCCCGTGTCCAAGTGGTGGGCGTCCTTCATTGGCATCGTTATCCACTGGCTGCAGGGAGATGAGGAGGGGGCTGAGCGCCTCTACCCACTGGTGGAGACCATGCCCcgggcactgcagagctctga GAAGCCCCTTCCCCGCGCTGCCCTGCACTCTTTCCGAGCTGTCCGTGCCTTGCTGAGCAAACAGGACGGGAGCCAGGCCACCCTGGGCCACTGTGAGAaggccagcagctgcctgcgggagagcctggagctgggcagcccCCCCAAGGGCACCATCGACAAG GcggtgcagctcctgctctgtgacCTGCTGCTGGTCACCCGCACCaacctgtggcagcagcagatgggGGCGAGCCAGCAGCGCAGCTGCCTCTACCAGGCGTCCGCCCTGGAGCTCCGCGGCTTCCAGCAGGACCTGAGCAGCCTGCGGCgcctggcacagaccctgcgGCCCGCCATGCGCCGG GTGTTCCTGCACGAAGCCACGGCCAGGCTGATGGCCCGGGCCAGCCCCACGCGCACCCACCAGCTGCTGGACCGCAGCCTGCGGAGGAGGGGCGTGCAGGGCAGCAAAACAG ctgGCGAGCCAGAAAGCCACCCCACGGCGCGGGAGCACGCCGAGGCGCTGCTGCTGGCCTGCTGCTACCTCCCGCCCAGCTTCCTGGCGGGCCCGGGCCAGCGCGTGGGGATGCTGGCCGAGGCCGCCCGCACGCTGGACAAGCTGGGCGACCGCCGCACGCTGCACGACTGCCAGCAGATGATCATCAAGCTGGGCAGCGGCACCACCGTCACGTCGGGATAA